The following proteins are co-located in the Pseudomonadota bacterium genome:
- the phoU gene encoding phosphate signaling complex protein PhoU, which translates to MLGEKIKELRRELIEYATFVENMIDKSINGLLSKDREQLDEVIEKDEPKANETEIILDELCTGMIAQYQPKAKDLRTILMVLKINNDLERIADYAVNISKSALFLIDRPQVKPLTDTPKMAEESVKMLKDSISSYINEDPVLAQNVCERDSVVDELGNKILQELITLMAADPSKIERSLHLLKIARSLERIADLSTNICEDVIFMVEGEVIKHNIFDKSIPM; encoded by the coding sequence ATGTTAGGTGAAAAGATAAAAGAACTACGAAGAGAACTTATAGAATATGCCACATTTGTCGAGAATATGATCGACAAAAGTATTAATGGTCTTCTCAGCAAAGATCGGGAACAGCTCGATGAAGTTATAGAAAAGGATGAGCCGAAGGCAAATGAAACGGAAATCATACTGGATGAACTATGCACCGGGATGATTGCTCAGTATCAGCCGAAAGCAAAGGATTTAAGGACAATACTTATGGTTTTGAAGATAAATAACGATCTCGAAAGGATTGCCGACTATGCGGTAAATATCTCCAAAAGCGCACTTTTCCTGATAGATCGCCCACAGGTAAAACCATTGACAGACACACCTAAAATGGCGGAAGAATCAGTAAAAATGTTGAAAGACAGCATCAGCTCATACATAAATGAGGATCCGGTGCTTGCGCAAAATGTATGCGAAAGGGACAGTGTTGTTGATGAACTGGGAAATAAGATTTTACAGGAACTTATTACATTGATGGCAGCAGATCCTTCTAAAATAGAGCGTTCCCTCCATCTTCTGAAAATAGCCAGAAGCCTTGAGCGTATTGCCGATCTTTCAACGAATATCTGTGAAGATGTCATATTTATGGTTGAGGGAGAAGTTATAAAACACAATATATTTGACAAGAGTATTCCGATGTAA
- the pstC gene encoding phosphate ABC transporter permease subunit PstC: MKSNIDKSEKVFQGVLAFSAIIIVVLLLAVFLTLAVSSLSSVKVFGLKFFFGKTWDVSAEKFGAFPFLVGTLLTSFLSLLISIPFSISISIFLGEYFKEGPVSTFLRSSIEVLAGIPSVIYGLWGLFLLVPLVRSLENIFGVAPHGVGILASALILAIMIIPFSASIGREVVTLVPSDLKEAAYSLGATRFEVIKNIIIPYARSGILAGILLALGRAIGETMAVTMLIGNSNFLPTGIFSPANTMASVIANEFAEATGVTASSLIYIGLVLFLVTTVVNIIGIHVIRKISLETSKEVT; encoded by the coding sequence ATGAAAAGTAACATTGATAAATCGGAGAAAGTGTTCCAGGGAGTCCTTGCTTTTTCAGCAATAATAATTGTTGTGCTGCTTCTCGCTGTTTTTCTCACGCTTGCAGTTTCGTCCCTGTCCTCTGTAAAGGTCTTCGGTCTTAAATTCTTTTTTGGAAAGACCTGGGATGTTTCGGCGGAAAAGTTCGGAGCCTTCCCATTTCTTGTCGGGACTCTTTTAACATCATTTTTATCCCTGCTTATTTCTATTCCATTTTCCATCTCAATCTCCATTTTCCTTGGTGAATATTTCAAGGAAGGTCCGGTCTCAACGTTTCTGAGAAGTTCCATAGAAGTGCTGGCCGGCATACCCTCTGTTATATACGGCCTGTGGGGTTTATTTCTTCTTGTACCCCTTGTAAGATCGTTGGAAAATATATTCGGTGTAGCCCCTCATGGAGTAGGGATACTCGCATCGGCCCTTATACTTGCTATTATGATAATCCCTTTTTCAGCTTCAATAGGCCGGGAGGTCGTAACACTTGTTCCTTCTGATTTAAAGGAAGCCGCCTATTCACTTGGCGCAACAAGATTTGAGGTAATAAAAAACATTATTATCCCCTATGCGCGGTCAGGCATACTTGCAGGGATTTTGTTGGCTCTTGGAAGGGCAATCGGCGAAACAATGGCTGTGACCATGCTTATCGGGAACAGCAATTTTCTGCCCACAGGTATTTTCAGCCCTGCCAATACCATGGCAAGCGTTATTGCCAATGAATTTGCCGAAGCAACAGGAGTAACGGCATCATCACTTATTTATATCGGGCTTGTACTTTTTCTTGTAACAACGGTTGTTAACATCATCGGTATTCATGTAATCAGGAAAATAAGCCTTGAAACATCTAAAGAGGTGACATGA
- the pstS gene encoding phosphate ABC transporter substrate-binding protein PstS — MKTIFKMFLVITLLSFVFSNASFAKEEELLGAGATFPQPLYSKMFDAYNQQYKVKVNYQGIGSGGGINQLTKKTVDFGGTDAFMTDKELQEAGTPVLHIPTSLGAVVVTYNLSGNPKLNFTPDLIADIFLGKIKKWNDPKILSINPGIKLPNLTISVVRRADGSGTTYIFSEYLSKVSKEWKEKIGTGKSLNWPEGHIGQKGNPGVAGYVKQTPGSIGYIELLYALQNKMAFGNIKNKSGKFVEPTIKSVSAAANVKIPNDTNVSLTDTGASEGYPISGFTWLIFYKEQNYGSRTKEKAEALTKLLLWVIKDGQKFVEPLQYSPLSKEAAAKSEKIIKSLTYNGAQILK, encoded by the coding sequence ATGAAAACTATCTTTAAAATGTTCCTAGTGATAACATTACTGTCTTTCGTATTTTCAAATGCTTCATTTGCGAAAGAAGAGGAATTGTTAGGCGCTGGTGCTACATTTCCCCAGCCGCTCTATTCAAAAATGTTCGATGCATACAACCAGCAATACAAAGTTAAAGTCAATTACCAGGGTATTGGCTCAGGCGGAGGGATTAACCAGCTAACCAAAAAAACAGTGGATTTCGGCGGGACCGATGCATTCATGACTGATAAAGAACTTCAAGAAGCGGGTACTCCGGTGCTCCATATTCCCACGAGTCTTGGCGCTGTTGTCGTAACCTATAATTTATCCGGGAATCCTAAACTGAATTTTACACCTGATCTGATAGCAGATATTTTTCTCGGCAAGATTAAAAAGTGGAATGATCCGAAGATCTTGTCAATAAATCCCGGGATAAAACTGCCGAATCTAACAATCAGCGTTGTCCGTCGTGCTGACGGAAGCGGAACGACTTATATATTCAGCGAATATTTAAGCAAGGTGAGCAAGGAATGGAAAGAGAAAATCGGCACAGGAAAATCCCTTAACTGGCCTGAAGGTCATATCGGTCAGAAAGGTAATCCGGGTGTAGCCGGATATGTGAAACAAACGCCCGGCTCAATAGGTTATATAGAACTCTTGTATGCATTGCAGAATAAAATGGCTTTCGGGAATATCAAAAACAAATCAGGCAAGTTTGTAGAACCCACAATAAAATCAGTGAGCGCAGCAGCTAATGTTAAAATTCCAAATGATACAAACGTTTCCCTGACAGACACTGGTGCAAGCGAAGGCTATCCCATAAGCGGTTTTACATGGCTTATATTCTATAAAGAACAAAACTACGGCAGCAGGACTAAAGAAAAGGCTGAGGCCCTTACAAAGCTCTTATTATGGGTTATAAAGGATGGTCAGAAATTTGTGGAGCCTCTCCAGTATTCCCCATTGTCCAAAGAGGCTGCGGCAAAATCCGAGAAAATAATAAAGTCGCTGACATATAATGGAGCGCAGATACTCAAGTAG
- a CDS encoding ribonuclease Z → MKIIILGTGTSIPSLNRGSSAYLIITEGQKILVDIGPSVVRRLLEYGYSVNDIDVIVLTHFHVDHTADLSTFLFACNYGIKPRTEPLRVFGGPGIHKFYKGLLNVYPWISPKSYKMMLKSIYRGQEEVNDVLIRAAKVNHNKESIGISFEKVKRVVFSGDTDYSKNLMKLAYRADLLITECSFPERKVKGHINLSVLEKMVKQAQPEKVILSHLYPEWDTFKGILHKPYLIAEDGLEITL, encoded by the coding sequence ATGAAGATTATCATTCTTGGGACAGGCACATCTATACCTTCGCTCAATAGAGGTTCATCTGCTTATCTTATTATAACCGAAGGACAAAAGATACTTGTAGACATTGGGCCTTCTGTAGTTAGAAGGCTCCTTGAGTATGGTTATTCTGTAAATGATATTGATGTGATTGTGCTTACTCATTTTCATGTTGACCATACAGCGGATTTATCAACCTTTTTATTTGCCTGCAACTATGGGATAAAACCAAGGACAGAACCTCTCAGGGTTTTCGGAGGGCCTGGCATACATAAATTCTATAAGGGATTGCTGAATGTTTATCCATGGATTTCCCCGAAGTCCTATAAAATGATGCTGAAAAGTATTTATCGGGGACAGGAGGAAGTAAATGATGTGCTTATCAGGGCTGCAAAGGTAAACCATAACAAAGAGAGCATCGGCATCAGCTTTGAAAAGGTAAAAAGAGTTGTCTTTTCAGGTGATACCGATTATTCGAAAAATCTCATGAAACTTGCTTATAGAGCGGATCTCCTTATAACGGAATGTTCTTTTCCTGAAAGAAAAGTAAAGGGTCATATCAATTTAAGTGTCCTGGAAAAGATGGTAAAACAGGCTCAACCGGAAAAAGTAATTCTTTCACACCTCTATCCGGAATGGGATACTTTTAAAGGTATCTTACACAAACCTTATCTTATTGCAGAAGATGGTCTGGAGATTACGCTATAA
- the pstB gene encoding phosphate ABC transporter ATP-binding protein PstB: MESSVLTVKDFSAFFGDNRILKDINISISDNLVTALMGPSGCGKTTLIRCVNRMHELIPGAKVSGKIYLRGDDVYSMEPILLRRKIGMVFQKPNPFPMMSIYDNVIAGYKLNGIRLRKGEFDTIVEKSLKGAALWNEVKDALYRKGTFLSGGQQQRLCIARALAMNPEILLLDEPTSALDPKSTAHIEELIVELKKNVTMLLVTHNIAQAARVSDFTAFIYLGELIEFGPTEKMFTVPKDKRTEEYLTGKFG, translated from the coding sequence ATGGAAAGTTCAGTTCTAACTGTTAAAGATTTCAGTGCCTTTTTCGGCGACAACAGGATATTGAAGGATATCAATATTTCAATTTCGGATAATCTTGTTACTGCACTGATGGGCCCTTCAGGATGCGGTAAGACTACCCTTATCAGATGTGTGAACAGGATGCATGAACTTATCCCCGGAGCAAAGGTATCCGGGAAGATATATTTAAGGGGCGATGATGTCTACTCTATGGAACCCATCTTATTGAGAAGAAAAATAGGCATGGTCTTCCAGAAGCCGAACCCTTTCCCTATGATGAGCATCTACGATAATGTCATTGCGGGGTATAAATTGAACGGCATCCGGCTCAGGAAGGGTGAGTTCGATACGATTGTTGAAAAATCATTGAAAGGCGCTGCTCTTTGGAATGAAGTGAAAGATGCGCTTTACAGGAAAGGCACCTTTCTGTCAGGAGGACAACAGCAGCGGCTATGCATTGCCCGTGCCCTTGCCATGAACCCGGAAATACTGCTTCTCGATGAACCTACTTCAGCATTAGACCCGAAATCAACTGCTCATATTGAAGAGCTCATCGTCGAACTAAAAAAGAATGTGACCATGCTTCTTGTTACCCATAATATTGCCCAGGCGGCAAGAGTGTCTGATTTTACCGCTTTTATTTACCTGGGCGAACTTATAGAATTCGGTCCAACTGAAAAAATGTTTACCGTGCCGAAGGATAAGCGGACCGAAGAATATCTCACAGGAAAATTCGGATAG
- the pstA gene encoding phosphate ABC transporter permease PstA, which yields MMESHLKKRIFKDRLFKYLVVLFAFISILPLLLILYYITRNGIAVINWEFLTQLPKPFGEAGGGIYNAIIGTFFLIILSSVLSIPFGISAGIYLSEKSEGKIAHMVRLCVVVLQGTPSIVIGIVVYMWFVAPFKGFSALSGGIALSIMMLPVIIKTTEETLKLMPYTLKEASLALGVPYYKTILKVILPTGVSGILTGILLSVARITGETAPLLFTAFGNQFMNYNIFKPMDSLPYRIFYYAMSPYPEWHAFAWGASFILVAVVLGFNLIARGIAIKWKVQF from the coding sequence ATGATGGAAAGCCATTTGAAAAAAAGGATTTTTAAGGACAGGCTTTTTAAATATCTTGTCGTATTATTTGCATTCATATCGATCCTTCCGCTTCTGCTTATACTTTACTACATTACGAGAAACGGTATTGCAGTAATCAACTGGGAGTTTCTCACGCAACTCCCCAAGCCCTTCGGTGAAGCAGGAGGAGGTATTTATAACGCTATAATCGGAACTTTTTTTCTAATTATCCTTTCCAGTGTTTTATCTATACCTTTCGGTATTTCAGCGGGTATTTACCTTTCCGAGAAAAGTGAAGGAAAGATTGCCCATATGGTCAGATTGTGTGTTGTTGTCCTGCAGGGCACGCCGTCAATCGTGATAGGCATTGTTGTATATATGTGGTTTGTAGCACCTTTTAAGGGTTTCTCTGCTTTATCAGGCGGCATTGCCCTGTCCATCATGATGCTGCCCGTTATTATTAAAACAACTGAAGAAACGCTTAAGCTGATGCCTTATACACTTAAAGAGGCATCTCTTGCCCTTGGCGTGCCTTACTACAAGACAATCCTGAAAGTCATCCTGCCAACAGGCGTGAGCGGTATTCTTACAGGTATACTGCTGAGTGTTGCAAGAATTACCGGCGAGACAGCGCCGCTCCTTTTTACTGCTTTCGGGAATCAGTTTATGAATTATAATATTTTCAAACCTATGGATTCACTGCCCTATCGTATCTTCTATTACGCTATGAGTCCCTACCCGGAATGGCATGCCTTTGCCTGGGGGGCCTCTTTTATTCTTGTGGCAGTAGTCCTTGGTTTCAATCTCATTGCAAGGGGAATAGCTATTAAATGGAAAGTTCAGTTCTAA